The DNA segment CCCTCGGCGCTGGTCCCGGCCGGTCCCGGCGCGGGTAGCATCGCAGCGCTCACCTGGGTGCTGCTGGCCGTGCTGACGGTGGTCTATCTCGCGGTGATCGGGGCCCTGCTCGTCGCGGTTCGTCGGCGACATCCCGCGCTCGCGGAGCCCATCGGGGCCCGCTCGGACCGCCGGGCGGTCGCCGCGGTGATCGCCGCCGGCGTCGTCGCCCCCGCGCTCATCCTCGGCGTGATCTTCGTCGTCACGCTACACACGCTGGCCGACGTGTTGCCGGCGCCGACCGCCGACGCGCTGACCGTCGACGTGACTGCGCACCAGTGGTGGTGGGAATTCGACTACGGTGGCGATCCGCCGCTGCGAACCGCCAACGAGCTGCACATCCCGGTCGGGCGCCGGGTCATGCTCCGCCTGCACGCGCGTGACGTGATCCACAGCCTCTGGGTCCCGGCTCTGCACGGCAAGCTCGACCTCATCCCGGGGACCACGAACGTCACCTGGCTGCAGGCCGACCGCGCTGGCGTCTACCGCGGGCAGTACCTGCTCCCGCTCTTGCTGGGCACGCGCGACCTGCCGTTTCCGCGCCTGACCGCGCTGAGCTACTGGACGTACCTGTTCGGCGGTCTCTTCCTCTACACGAGCTTTCTGGTCGGCGCCGTTCCGGACGGCGGATGGTTCGCGTACCTGCCGCTCACCGGGCCGCGCTACTCGCCGGGCCTGGCCCTGGATTTCTGGGACATCGGGCTCAGCGTGGCCGAAGTGGCCGCCCTGGGCGCCGCCGCCGAGCTGATCGTCGGAATCTTGCGGATGCGGGCGCCCGGCATGCGTCTGGACCGCCTGCCCCTGTTCGCCTGGGCGATGCTGGCCACCGCCATCATGATCGTATTCGCCTTCACACCGCTCATCGTGGGCACCGCGATGCTGGAGCTCGACCGCAAGGGCCTCACGCGCTTCTTCGATCCCGACGCCGGGGGCAAGCCCTTGCTCTGGCAGCACATCTGCTGGGTGTTCTGCCACCCCGAGGTCTACATCATGTTCGTCCCCGCCGTCGGCGTGGTCTCCCACGTCGTGCAGGCGTTCGCCCGGCGCCCCATCGTGGGCTACCCCCTCATGGTGCTGGCCATCGTGGCCACGGCCATCCGGAGCTTCGGGCTCTGGGTGCACCACATGTTCACGACGGGGCTGTCGCCCGTCGCCATGGGCTTCTTCACGGCGGCCAGCCTCATGATCGCGATCCCGAACGGCGTGCAGGTCGTGGGGTGGATCACCACGCTCCTCACGGGCCGCCCGGTGTGGAGCGTCGCACTGCTGTTCGTGGCCGGGTTCATTGCCATCTTCACGCTGGGTGGGCTCACCGGCGTCATGCTGGCGGTGGTGCCGTTCAACTGGCAGGCCCACGACAGCTACTTCGTCGTCGGCCATTTCCATTACGTGCTGATCGGGGGCGTGATCTTCCCCGTCTTCGGACGCCTGAGCGAGCGGCTCGGCCATGCACGTCGTGGGATTGCTTGGCATGCCGAGGCGGGTGTTCACCTATCCGTCCGACCTCGGCTGGGAGCCGTACAACATGGTCACCACCCTCGGGGCCTTCGGCTTCGCCGCCGGCATCGGTCTGTTCCTGGTCAACGTCGTCTGGAGCCTGAGGACCGGACCGGCCGCCGGGCCCAACCCCTGGAATGCCGACACGCCTCACGGCGATCGAAGCGCTCCCTCGCCGGCTGCGCCGCCCCCTGGCCGCGCCGCCCCCTGGCCCGCGGCCTCGCGGCCGTGCCGGGCCGGCAGATCGTCGGTCAGCCGGCCGTCGTCTGGGCCGCCCACGCGACCGTCCTGTGGGCCTGGCACGTCCCGGCCCTGTACGACCGCGCCCTGGCCAGCCCCCTCGTGCACGCGGCCGAGCACGCGACTTTCCTGCTCAGCGCGGCGGCATTCTGGGCCTTGCTGCTGCACGAGCCGGGACGTTGGCGCCTGGGCGTGGGCGGGGGCCTCGTCTACCTGTTCACCATGGGCATGCAGGGCACGATCCTGGGAGCCTTGCTCGTCCTGGCCGATCGGCCCTGGTACGCGGCTCACGCTCAGGGCCTGCCGGCGTCCGGGCTTTCTCCGCTGGAAGATCAACACGTGGCCGGCCTCATCATGTGGATCCCCGCCGGCGTGGTGTATGCGGCAGCGATGCTGGCGCTCGTGGCGACGTGGCTGGCACCGCGGCCACCGGCGCCGGACGTCGTGGCCGGACGGCCGGCGCCGTGAGAGCGTCCGCGCTCGCTCCGGCGGTGGTGGCGCTGCTCCTGCTGGGCTGCCGCGGCGAGCCGCCGCGCACCGGCGACGCCGGGCGCGCGGTCGCGGCGCAGTAGCCGACGACGGAGGCCCCGATCGGGTGACGCCGTCCCGCCGTCTCGTGTAGAATTCGGTTCGCCAAGGAGGCCAATCCATGGACTATCTCCCGCTGGGACACAGCTCACTGAAGGCGTCCCGCCTGGGCCTGGGCCTGATGTCGATGTCCGGCATCTACGGCAAGGGCGACGACCAGGAGTCCGTCGACACCATGCGCCACGCCATCCAGCGCGGCATCAACTTCCTGGACAGCTCCGACATGTACGGCTGGGGCCACAACGAGGAACTGTTCGGCCGTGCGATCAAGGGGCTGCGCAATCAGGTGCTGGTGACTACGAAGTTCGGCCAGGTCCGCAGCGAGGGCGGACGCAACCTGGTCAACGGCCGGCCCGAGTACGTGCAGCAGGCCTGCGAGGCCAGCCTCAAGCGCCTGGGCGTCGACGTGATCGACCTGTACTCCCAGCACCGGGTGGATCCCAGCGTGCCCATCGAGGACACCGTCGGCGCCATGGCGCGGCTCATCGAGGAGGGCAAGGTCCGCGCGATCGGGCTGTCGGAGGCGGCGCCGGCCACGATCCGCCGGGCGCACGCCGTGCACCCGATCAGCACCGTCCAGCTCGAGTACTCGCTGCTCTATCGCCAGGAAGCCGAGCAGACCCTGCCCACCTGCCGCGAGCTCGGCATCACCTTCGTCGCCTACTCGCCTCTCGGCCGCGGGTTCCTCACCGGGCGGATCCAGAACCTCAGCGACCTCCTCGAGAACGACCGCCGGCGGGACCACCCCCGCTTCCAGGAAGCCAACTTCGGCCGCAACCGGCAGCTGGTCCAGACCATCGAGCAGATCGCCAAGGGCAAGGGCTGCACGCCGGCCCAGCTCGTGCTGGCGTGGCTCCTGGCCCAGGGCCCGGACATCATCCCGATCCCGGGCACCAAGCGGAAGGCGCGGGTCGACGAGAACCTGGGCGCGCTCGACGTCAAGCTCGACGCGCAGGAGGTCGCGCGCATCTCGGCGGCGGTGCCGGTAGGCGCGGCCGCGGGCACGCGCTATCCCGAGCCCCAGATGAAGGGCGTGTACATCTAGGAGGCCAGCATGGCGATCACCGGCAGGCTGCTGCACGTCGACCTGGGGACCAGGCAGACGCGGACCGAAGAGATCCCCGAGACACTGATGCGCAAGTATCTCGGCGGCGGCGCTCTGGCCGCCCACATCCTCCTGCGCGACATGCCCCCCGGCGTCGATCCCCTGGGGCCGGCGAACGTGCTGGTCTTCGTCACCAGCGTCCTCAACGGGCTCTCCCTCAGCGGCACCAACCGCTACACGGCGGCCGCCAAGTCCCCGCTGACCGGCGGCTATGGCGAATCCGAGGCCGGCGGCTGGTGGGGGCCCGAATTGCGGGCCGCCGGATGGGACGGCGTCGTCATCCACGGCCAGGCCGACCAACCCGTCTACCTGTGGATCAAGGACGACCGGGTCGAGGTGCGCGACGCCCGGGCCTATTGGGGCAAGCTCTCCGGCGAGGTCCAGGACGGGCTCGAGCAAGAGCTGGGCGACAAGCGCATCCGCGTGCTGCAGACCGGGATCGCCGGCGAGCGGGGCGTGCGCTTCGCCGCCATCGTGAACCAACTCAAGCACTTCCACGGCCGCTGCGGGCTGGGCGCGGTGATGGGCGCCAAGCGCCTGAAGGCCGTCGTGGTCCGGGGCTCCAAGCCGCCCGTGGCGATCGACAGGGAGGGCGCCAAGCGCGCGCTCGTCTGGTTCAAGGAGCACTACGACCGGGCCAAGGACCGCTTCCACCAGCTCGGGTCCTCCAGCGCGGTGATGGCGCTCGAGGCCTCCGGCATCCTGCCCACGCGCAACTTCCGCGACGGGTCCTTCGAGCACGCGCGCGCCATCAGCGGCCAGACGATGCGCGACACCATCCTGGTCAACCGCGGGACCTGCTACGCCTGCGCGGTGGCCTGCAAGCGCGAGGTCGAGGTGGAGAGCCTCGGCGTCACCGCCAAGTTCGGCGGCCCCGAGTACGAGACGCTGGCCGCCTCGGGCTCGCTGTGCGGCGTGAGCGATCTCAACGCGCTGGCCCTGGTCAATCAGCTCTACGCCCAGTACGTGCTGGACTCGATCTCGACGGGAGCCGTCATCGCCTTCGCCATGGAGTGCTTCGAGCACGGCATCATCACCCCGCAGATGACCGGCGGGATCGACCTCACCTGGGGTAACGCCGAGGGGCTCGTGCAGATCGTGCACGCCATCGGCAAGCGGGAGGGGATCGGCACGCTCCTCGGCGAGGGGGTCAAGCGCGCGGCGGCCGAGCTGGGCCGAGGCGCGGAGCGCTTCGCCCTTCACGTCAAGGGCCAGGAGCTGCCGATGCACGACCCGCGGGGCAAGAAGGGCCTGTCCCTGGCCTACGCGCTGTCGCCCACCGGGGCCGACCACATGGAGGCCCCGCACGATCCGCTCTACGCAGGCTTTCACCCCCATGGTCACCCTCTGGGGCCGCTCGGGCTCATCGAGCCGCTCGATCCGCTCGACCTCGACAGCCGCAAGGTCCGCGCCTTCTTCGAGACGCAGAAGCTGTGGTCCAGCTACAACGCGGTGGGAATGTGCGACTTCGTGGGCACGCCGCTCAACGGTCTCGAGATGGAGCCCCTGGTCGCCTACATCAACGCCGTCACCGGATGGAACATGAGCCTCTATGAGCTGCTCAAGGTGGGCGAGCGGAACAACACGCTGGGGCGGGTCTTCAATTGCCGTGAAGGCTTCACCCCCGCCGACGATCTCTTGCCCCAGCGGATGCACGAGGGCATCGGCAACGGTCCGCTCAAGGGCCAGCGCATCGATCCCGGCGAGTTCCTGGCCGCCCGCCGCACCTACTACCAGATGGCGGGCTGGGATCCCGAGACGGGGCAGCCGACGGCGGCCAAGCTGGCCGAGCTGGGGCTGGAGGAGCCGTCGTTGGCTCCGGCCTGACGCGGTCATGACCGACGCGCCGATCAGCCGGTTCCCCATTCCCGACCTGGCGTCGCTGCCGCCCGACGTGCGCGAGGCCATCCAGAACGTCACCACCAAGACCGGCTTCACGCCCAACGTGTTCCTGGCCTACGCCTGGAAGCCCGAGCATTTCCGGGCGTTCTTCGGCTTCTACGAGACGCTCATGCGCGGGCCGTCGGGCCTGAGCCGCCCCGAGCGCGAGCTGATCGCGCTGGCGGCCAGCGCCACGAATGACTGCCTCTACTGAACGGTCGCCCACGGAGCGGCGCTCCGTGTGCTGGCCAAGAACCCCTACGTGGCCGACCAGGTCACGGCCGACCACCGCCACGCCGAGCTCACCGCCCGCGAGCACGCCCTCGTCGACTTCGCCGTCAAGGTCACCCGGGCGCCGGCGACGATCGACGCGGACGACCTCGAGCGCCTGCGCGGCGAGGGCTTGACCGACGCGGACATCTGGGACGCCGGCGCCGTCGCCGCCTTCTTCAACCTGTCCAACCGCATGGCCTCGCTCGCCGACCTGAAACCGAATCGCGACTTCTACGCGATGGGCCGATGAACCGGTTACGCCCCGAGGATCTCCAGCTGGTGGTCGATGGCCTGCGACTGCACGTGCTGGACTGGGGCGGCGCGGGCCGCACGCCGCTGCTCCTGCTGCACGGCTTCACCGGCCACGCCCACGCTTGGGACACGCTCGCCATCGCCCTGCAGCCGCACTTCCACGTGTACGCGCTGGACCAGCGGGGCCACGGCGACAGCGACCCCGCCGACACCTACAACGCCATCGTCGCGTTCGGTGACCTTTCCGGCGTCATCGCCCAGCTCGGTCTGACCTCCCTCGTCGTCGTCGGTCTGTCGATGGGCGGGCGCAACGCCATGTACTTCAGCGCCCAGCGGCCGGAGGTGGTCCAGCGGCTGGTCGTGGTGGACATCGGCCCCGAGATCAGCACGCGCGCCGCCGCCACGCCGGCCGGCCCGCCCGAGCCCGACGTGTGGGAAAGCATCGAGCAGGCGGCCCGGCATCTGTATCGCGCCAACCCGCTGCCCGGCATCCATTACTACCGCTGGGTCGTCTCGCACAGCCTGCGGGAGCGGCCCGAGGGCGGGCTGGTGTGGAAGTGGCATCCGAGCGTCAAGACGCGACGATCGACTCCGGACGTCGACTGGTGGGCCATCGTGCGCGCCATCCAGGCCCCCACGCTGGTGTTGCGCGGGGAGAGGAGCCCCGTGCTGGACCGCGAGGTTGCCGAGCGCATGGCCAAGGAGCTGCCTCGCGGGAAGTTCGTGGAGATCCCCCGGGCCGTCCACACGCTGCACGAGGACAACCCCGAGGCCGTGCTGGCCGTGCTGCGCGAATTCCTCGGATTCTGATCCGCGGTATGCTCAGGGCGCCATGATTCCCTATCACGACGAGAATGCCACCCAGCGGACCTCCGTCCTCACCCTGGCCATCATCGGCCTGAACGTCCTGGTTTGGCTCCTCGTCCAGGGCGCCGGCTCCACCATGGCCCTGGCGCGGTCGGTCTGCGAGCTGGGACTCATCCCCGGCGAGCTCACCGGGATGCTGGCCCCGGGGACGCCGTTCCCCATGGGCGAGGGGCTCGTGTGTTTGACGGATCCCGGCCGGCAGCTCTCGAACATCTTCACCTCGATGTTCCTGCACGGCTCATGGATGCACATCATCGGCAACATGTGGTT comes from the Candidatus Methylomirabilota bacterium genome and includes:
- a CDS encoding cbb3-type cytochrome c oxidase subunit I gives rise to the protein MGVPARPRVVALLIALSVLTGCRGPSALVPAGPGAGSIAALTWVLLAVLTVVYLAVIGALLVAVRRRHPALAEPIGARSDRRAVAAVIAAGVVAPALILGVIFVVTLHTLADVLPAPTADALTVDVTAHQWWWEFDYGGDPPLRTANELHIPVGRRVMLRLHARDVIHSLWVPALHGKLDLIPGTTNVTWLQADRAGVYRGQYLLPLLLGTRDLPFPRLTALSYWTYLFGGLFLYTSFLVGAVPDGGWFAYLPLTGPRYSPGLALDFWDIGLSVAEVAALGAAAELIVGILRMRAPGMRLDRLPLFAWAMLATAIMIVFAFTPLIVGTAMLELDRKGLTRFFDPDAGGKPLLWQHICWVFCHPEVYIMFVPAVGVVSHVVQAFARRPIVGYPLMVLAIVATAIRSFGLWVHHMFTTGLSPVAMGFFTAASLMIAIPNGVQVVGWITTLLTGRPVWSVALLFVAGFIAIFTLGGLTGVMLAVVPFNWQAHDSYFVVGHFHYVLIGGVIFPVFGRLSERLGHARRGIAWHAEAGVHLSVRPRLGAVQHGHHPRGLRLRRRHRSVPGQRRLEPEDRTGRRAQPLECRHASRRSKRSLAGCAAPWPRRPLARGLAAVPGRQIVGQPAVVWAAHATVLWAWHVPALYDRALASPLVHAAEHATFLLSAAAFWALLLHEPGRWRLGVGGGLVYLFTMGMQGTILGALLVLADRPWYAAHAQGLPASGLSPLEDQHVAGLIMWIPAGVVYAAAMLALVATWLAPRPPAPDVVAGRPAP
- a CDS encoding aldehyde ferredoxin oxidoreductase family protein; translated protein: MAITGRLLHVDLGTRQTRTEEIPETLMRKYLGGGALAAHILLRDMPPGVDPLGPANVLVFVTSVLNGLSLSGTNRYTAAAKSPLTGGYGESEAGGWWGPELRAAGWDGVVIHGQADQPVYLWIKDDRVEVRDARAYWGKLSGEVQDGLEQELGDKRIRVLQTGIAGERGVRFAAIVNQLKHFHGRCGLGAVMGAKRLKAVVVRGSKPPVAIDREGAKRALVWFKEHYDRAKDRFHQLGSSSAVMALEASGILPTRNFRDGSFEHARAISGQTMRDTILVNRGTCYACAVACKREVEVESLGVTAKFGGPEYETLAASGSLCGVSDLNALALVNQLYAQYVLDSISTGAVIAFAMECFEHGIITPQMTGGIDLTWGNAEGLVQIVHAIGKREGIGTLLGEGVKRAAAELGRGAERFALHVKGQELPMHDPRGKKGLSLAYALSPTGADHMEAPHDPLYAGFHPHGHPLGPLGLIEPLDPLDLDSRKVRAFFETQKLWSSYNAVGMCDFVGTPLNGLEMEPLVAYINAVTGWNMSLYELLKVGERNNTLGRVFNCREGFTPADDLLPQRMHEGIGNGPLKGQRIDPGEFLAARRTYYQMAGWDPETGQPTAAKLAELGLEEPSLAPA
- a CDS encoding alpha/beta hydrolase is translated as MNRLRPEDLQLVVDGLRLHVLDWGGAGRTPLLLLHGFTGHAHAWDTLAIALQPHFHVYALDQRGHGDSDPADTYNAIVAFGDLSGVIAQLGLTSLVVVGLSMGGRNAMYFSAQRPEVVQRLVVVDIGPEISTRAAATPAGPPEPDVWESIEQAARHLYRANPLPGIHYYRWVVSHSLRERPEGGLVWKWHPSVKTRRSTPDVDWWAIVRAIQAPTLVLRGERSPVLDREVAERMAKELPRGKFVEIPRAVHTLHEDNPEAVLAVLREFLGF
- a CDS encoding carboxymuconolactone decarboxylase family protein, which codes for MTDAPISRFPIPDLASLPPDVREAIQNVTTKTGFTPNVFLAYAWKPEHFRAFFGFYETLMRGPSGLSRPERELIALAASATNDCLY
- a CDS encoding aldo/keto reductase, whose product is MDYLPLGHSSLKASRLGLGLMSMSGIYGKGDDQESVDTMRHAIQRGINFLDSSDMYGWGHNEELFGRAIKGLRNQVLVTTKFGQVRSEGGRNLVNGRPEYVQQACEASLKRLGVDVIDLYSQHRVDPSVPIEDTVGAMARLIEEGKVRAIGLSEAAPATIRRAHAVHPISTVQLEYSLLYRQEAEQTLPTCRELGITFVAYSPLGRGFLTGRIQNLSDLLENDRRRDHPRFQEANFGRNRQLVQTIEQIAKGKGCTPAQLVLAWLLAQGPDIIPIPGTKRKARVDENLGALDVKLDAQEVARISAAVPVGAAAGTRYPEPQMKGVYI